From a single Chloracidobacterium thermophilum B genomic region:
- a CDS encoding alpha/beta hydrolase — translation MASWQAAALARFIAFKIKRKPTSQDEMQIVRQARQKLGHMPGYVQPAIPADLHIRTVSLTTLDGDVIRGEWLAWKTDYPPATVLYLHGGGYVACSPRTHRPITVTLATLLRGRVFALDYRLAPEHRFPAALDDAVAAYRWLIEGQRMAPRQLVLAGDSAGGGLTLSTLVRLRELGLPQPAGAVLYSPWTDLAGTGETLETNTDRDVMFYGAGIRLAGRIYAGDTPPDHPLVSPLYADLHGLPPLLVFASSSEVLLDDARRLAARAEAAGVSVELHIEADLPHVWPIFCRLIPEGRRTLAATAAFIRRAVNHASSSNSQLPGSSIHDYRLAASTAVTAH, via the coding sequence ATGGCAAGCTGGCAGGCAGCAGCGCTCGCGCGCTTCATCGCCTTCAAAATCAAGCGCAAGCCAACCTCGCAGGACGAAATGCAGATCGTGCGTCAGGCGCGACAGAAGCTGGGACACATGCCCGGCTACGTTCAGCCGGCGATTCCTGCAGACCTGCACATCCGTACCGTATCCCTGACCACGCTGGACGGCGACGTCATCCGGGGCGAGTGGCTGGCCTGGAAGACGGACTATCCGCCCGCCACAGTGCTGTATCTCCACGGCGGAGGCTATGTCGCCTGTTCGCCACGAACCCATCGCCCCATCACCGTAACGCTGGCCACGCTTCTGCGCGGACGGGTCTTCGCGCTGGATTACCGGCTGGCCCCGGAACACCGCTTCCCGGCAGCTCTCGATGATGCTGTTGCCGCCTACCGCTGGCTGATTGAAGGGCAGCGGATGGCCCCGCGCCAACTCGTCCTGGCCGGCGACTCGGCAGGCGGGGGGCTGACACTCTCCACCCTGGTCCGGCTGCGTGAGCTGGGTCTGCCCCAACCGGCTGGCGCGGTGCTCTACTCGCCCTGGACGGATTTGGCCGGCACGGGTGAAACGCTCGAAACCAATACCGACCGGGATGTGATGTTTTACGGCGCGGGTATCCGCCTTGCCGGCCGCATTTATGCCGGGGACACACCGCCCGACCACCCACTGGTTTCACCGCTTTACGCTGACCTGCATGGGCTTCCCCCGTTGCTGGTCTTTGCCAGTTCCAGCGAAGTGCTGCTTGACGATGCCCGCCGCCTTGCAGCACGTGCGGAAGCTGCCGGTGTTTCGGTCGAGTTGCACATCGAAGCCGACCTGCCGCATGTGTGGCCGATTTTCTGCCGCCTTATCCCGGAAGGACGGCGCACGCTGGCGGCGACGGCGGCGTTCATCCGGCGCGCCGTCAACCACGCTTCGTCCTCAAATTCTCAGCTTCCAGGGTCTTCCATCCATGACTACCGCCTCGCTGCAAGCACTGCTGTCACGGCTCATTGA
- a CDS encoding glutamate-5-semialdehyde dehydrogenase, protein MFELRHHLIAAKQASRRAATLDANLKHQVLLALADAIDARRASLQAANAEDLAAAERAGLAAPLRDRLALTDKTLTAMVEGLREIAAQPDPVGEIAELRRRPNGLLVGRMRIPLGVVAIIYESRPNVTVDAAALCLKASNAVVLRGGSEAFHSNQALGQLMGAVLESFGLPPALVTVIPTPDRAVVAELLACDDLVDLVIPRGGKELIRFVAGHSRIPVIKHYEGVCHTYLDASADPAIAVPVVVNAKAQRPATCNATETLLIHAAAVETCLLPTVQALVAAGVELRVCERTQQALRERGYASDRIVAAQPTDFGCEFLDNILAVKIVDDYAAAVAHIQTYGSQHTEAIITRDHATAMRFLRDIDSSTVVVNASTRFADGQQLGLGAEIGISTTKLHAFGPMGARELTTQKFVVLGEGQTRT, encoded by the coding sequence ATGTTTGAACTACGCCACCACCTCATAGCTGCGAAACAAGCCAGCCGCCGGGCCGCCACCCTCGATGCCAACCTCAAACATCAGGTCCTGCTGGCGCTGGCCGATGCCATTGACGCCCGGCGCGCCAGCCTGCAGGCCGCCAATGCGGAAGACCTGGCTGCGGCTGAACGCGCCGGGCTGGCCGCGCCGCTGCGGGACCGCCTCGCGCTGACCGACAAAACGTTGACTGCCATGGTCGAAGGTTTGCGGGAGATAGCCGCCCAACCCGACCCGGTTGGCGAGATTGCCGAACTGCGCCGGCGCCCCAACGGCCTGCTCGTGGGACGGATGCGGATTCCGCTGGGGGTTGTGGCCATCATCTATGAATCGCGCCCCAATGTGACCGTGGATGCGGCGGCGCTGTGCCTCAAGGCCAGCAATGCCGTCGTGCTGCGCGGCGGCTCGGAGGCGTTTCATTCCAACCAGGCGTTGGGGCAGTTGATGGGCGCGGTGTTGGAATCGTTCGGTCTGCCGCCGGCGCTGGTGACGGTCATCCCCACGCCCGACCGCGCCGTGGTGGCTGAGTTGCTGGCCTGTGATGACCTCGTTGATCTTGTGATTCCACGCGGCGGAAAGGAACTCATCCGCTTTGTTGCCGGGCACTCACGGATTCCGGTCATCAAGCACTATGAAGGTGTCTGCCACACCTATCTGGATGCCAGCGCCGACCCGGCCATCGCCGTCCCGGTTGTGGTCAACGCCAAGGCGCAGCGCCCGGCGACGTGCAATGCCACCGAAACCCTGCTCATTCACGCGGCTGCCGTCGAGACCTGCCTGCTCCCGACAGTTCAGGCGCTGGTGGCGGCCGGCGTCGAGCTGCGCGTCTGTGAGCGTACCCAACAGGCGTTGCGCGAGCGGGGCTATGCGTCCGACCGGATCGTGGCGGCACAGCCCACTGACTTTGGCTGCGAGTTTCTGGACAACATTCTGGCCGTCAAAATCGTGGACGACTATGCCGCCGCCGTGGCGCACATTCAGACCTACGGTTCACAGCACACCGAAGCCATCATCACCCGCGACCATGCGACAGCCATGCGCTTTCTCCGCGACATTGACTCCTCCACCGTCGTGGTCAATGCCTCAACCCGCTTTGCCGACGGGCAACAACTCGGTCTTGGCGCTGAAATCGGCATCAGCACGACCAAACTCCATGCCTTTGGCCCGATGGGTGCCCGCGAACTGACGACGCAGAAGTTTGTCGTTCTGGGCGAAGGACAGACCCGCACCTGA